A single genomic interval of Patescibacteria group bacterium harbors:
- the miaB gene encoding tRNA (N6-isopentenyl adenosine(37)-C2)-methylthiotransferase MiaB, translating into MKYNLITFGCQMNKSDSERIAAVLENIGYKETSKINEADLIIVNMCSVRQKAVDRVYGMIKNFNRIKKQNPNLKIILTGCVLLKDKNKLKEKFDLIFDIKDLPKLTKFLTKQQNKQTDDYLSILPVISSPITAYVPIMTGCNNFCAYCVVPYTRGRETSRSPKIIISEIKKLLKDNYKEIILLGQNVNSYQKNDVNFSQLLKMVDNLPGKFWLRFITNHPKDLTDELINTIAECKKVGPYMHLPIQAGNNEILKKMNRHYTVSYYKNLIKKLRGKIQNLSISTDIIVGFPGETKKQFNDTAKLMRSLKFDMAYLAQYSPRPQTLAAKTFKDNVTKEEKKQREEILNEILKKTALENNKKYIGKIIEVLIIGYDKKNNLYGVTDTFKHIKIFLKNISPRLTGPGQENSLIKINEFYNVKITQAASWGLEGCL; encoded by the coding sequence ATGAAATACAATCTTATCACTTTCGGTTGCCAAATGAATAAAAGCGATTCAGAAAGAATCGCCGCAGTTTTGGAAAATATCGGATATAAAGAAACCTCAAAAATTAACGAGGCGGATTTGATTATTGTTAATATGTGTTCGGTTCGCCAAAAAGCTGTAGATCGGGTTTACGGAATGATTAAAAATTTTAATCGAATTAAAAAACAGAATCCTAATCTTAAAATTATTTTAACCGGCTGCGTTCTCTTAAAAGATAAAAATAAATTAAAAGAAAAATTTGATTTGATATTTGATATAAAAGATTTGCCAAAATTAACAAAATTTTTAACCAAACAACAGAACAAACAAACCGATGACTATTTATCCATTTTACCCGTTATTTCTTCGCCTATTACCGCTTATGTGCCGATTATGACCGGCTGCAACAACTTCTGCGCTTATTGCGTCGTCCCCTACACCCGAGGCCGAGAAACCTCCAGATCTCCAAAAATCATTATTTCCGAAATTAAAAAATTATTAAAAGACAATTATAAAGAAATAATTTTATTGGGACAAAACGTAAATTCTTATCAAAAAAACGATGTTAATTTTTCCCAACTTTTAAAAATGGTGGATAATTTGCCGGGTAAATTTTGGTTAAGATTTATCACCAATCATCCAAAAGATTTGACTGACGAACTCATTAATACCATCGCTGAATGTAAGAAAGTCGGGCCATATATGCACTTGCCGATACAGGCCGGCAATAACGAAATACTTAAAAAAATGAACCGGCATTATACCGTATCTTATTATAAGAATCTGATTAAAAAGCTTCGTGGAAAAATACAAAATCTCAGCATTTCCACTGACATTATTGTCGGTTTTCCGGGCGAAACAAAAAAACAATTTAACGATACAGCTAAATTGATGCGCTCTCTAAAATTTGACATGGCTTATCTTGCCCAATACTCCCCTCGTCCTCAAACCTTGGCGGCCAAAACTTTTAAAGATAACGTAACCAAGGAAGAAAAAAAACAACGCGAAGAAATTTTAAATGAAATTTTAAAAAAAACGGCTTTGGAAAATAATAAAAAATATATCGGAAAAATTATAGAAGTGTTAATAATCGGTTATGATAAAAAAAATAATCTTTACGGTGTGACTGATACTTTTAAACATATTAAAATATTTTTAAAAAATATCAGCCCAAGGCTGACCGGCCCTGGGCAGGAAAACTCATTAATAAAAATTAACGAGTTTTACAATGTAAAAATTACTCAAGCGGCTTCGTGGGGCCTAGAAGGTTGTTTGTAG
- a CDS encoding PrsW family intramembrane metalloprotease encodes MNIFIKTLLGETHPLNLLFYLLLCAGPTLLWFFFCLRFDRRQPEPKREIFKFFSLGAIITIPLIFIAGPITNWVEQNLLLNSILIIFILSFLVDGLIEELAKYVLLNWSLYRCRYFDEIKDGFVYGMSLSLGLAFTENILYALFSKDLANGSVILLFRGFTTTFMHYLSGGIIGYHLAMAKFYKGKRMTQKMFKFRGLILAILLHGLYNSIIRFNFMWGFIPLAIILWIVYFIIVYEMKATTNNLLGPTKPLE; translated from the coding sequence ATGAATATTTTTATAAAAACATTACTTGGCGAAACTCATCCTCTTAATTTATTGTTTTATTTATTGCTTTGCGCCGGCCCGACATTATTATGGTTCTTCTTTTGTTTAAGATTTGATCGCCGGCAGCCGGAACCAAAACGCGAGATTTTTAAATTTTTCAGTTTGGGGGCGATTATTACCATCCCTTTAATTTTTATTGCCGGGCCAATAACGAATTGGGTGGAACAAAATTTGTTATTAAATTCAATTTTAATAATTTTTATTTTGTCTTTTTTGGTTGATGGCCTGATTGAAGAATTGGCTAAATACGTTTTATTAAATTGGAGTCTTTATCGTTGCCGTTATTTTGATGAGATAAAAGACGGTTTTGTTTACGGTATGAGTCTCAGTTTGGGTTTGGCATTTACGGAAAATATTCTTTATGCTCTTTTTTCTAAAGATTTAGCCAACGGATCTGTGATTTTATTATTCAGGGGTTTCACCACTACTTTTATGCATTATTTGTCAGGAGGAATTATCGGTTATCATTTGGCAATGGCTAAATTTTATAAGGGTAAAAGAATGACTCAGAAAATGTTTAAGTTTAGGGGTTTGATTTTAGCCATTCTGCTCCACGGATTATATAACAGCATTATCAGATTTAATTTTATGTGGGGTTTTATACCTCTGGCGATTATTCTCTGGATTGTATATTTTATTATTGTTTACGAAATGAAAGCGACTACAAACAACCTTCTAGGCCCCACGAAGCCGCTTGAGTAA
- a CDS encoding ribonuclease HI family protein, translated as MKLILYTDGGARGNPGPAGAGGVIYDTDKKVVKKFAQFLGKATNNQAEYQALVLGLELAKKLSASEVDCYLDSLLVVEQMNQKWKIKNKELSVLFVKVWNLAQSFEKVNFYHIPREKNEEADKLVNEIIDKNTL; from the coding sequence ATGAAACTTATATTATATACAGATGGAGGCGCGAGAGGCAATCCCGGTCCGGCCGGCGCGGGGGGTGTAATTTATGATACTGACAAAAAAGTCGTAAAAAAATTTGCCCAATTTTTAGGCAAAGCAACCAATAATCAGGCTGAATATCAGGCCCTGGTTTTAGGGTTGGAATTGGCCAAAAAATTGTCCGCAAGTGAAGTAGATTGTTATTTGGACAGTTTATTGGTGGTTGAACAGATGAATCAAAAATGGAAAATAAAAAATAAAGAATTAAGCGTTTTATTTGTTAAGGTTTGGAATCTTGCACAATCTTTTGAAAAAGTTAATTTTTATCATATCCCGCGCGAAAAAAATGAGGAAGCGGATAAACTAGTTAATGAAATTATTGACAAAAATACTCTTTGA
- the miaA gene encoding tRNA (adenosine(37)-N6)-dimethylallyltransferase MiaA, producing the protein MSNRKKLIVILGPTASGKTDIALKLAKKISAQGRPASGWHGVEIICADSRTIYKGMDIGTAKAVPKTRNRYIINGIQHHMIDIIQPNQEFTVAQFKQKAIEIIDDIQKRNKTPFLVGGTGLYISSLVDNFDIPAIAPDEKLRKKLEKMANQYGPDYLWKKLIKLDPEAKKFIQKENIRRVIRALEVCLKTKKPFSQARQKGEPLFKTLLIGINLPRQTLYQKINQRVDKMIDIGLIDEVKKLIKKYLPTGALAKTGLAHSRAFSGIGYKEIISYLRNEITLPEATDLIKKNTRHYAKRQITWFKRDKRIKWIKKLNQAQILIKKFLA; encoded by the coding sequence ATGTCAAATCGTAAAAAACTCATTGTTATTTTAGGTCCTACCGCTTCAGGCAAAACTGATATAGCTTTAAAATTGGCAAAAAAAATTTCGGCCCAAGGCCGACCAGCCTCGGGCTGGCATGGCGTAGAAATTATTTGCGCCGACAGCCGGACAATTTATAAAGGAATGGATATTGGTACCGCCAAAGCAGTGCCCAAAACCCGGAACAGATATATTATTAATGGAATTCAGCATCACATGATTGATATTATACAGCCGAATCAAGAATTCACCGTAGCGCAATTCAAACAAAAAGCGATAGAAATCATTGATGATATTCAAAAAAGAAATAAAACTCCGTTTTTAGTGGGCGGAACCGGTTTATATATCAGCTCTCTGGTGGATAATTTTGATATTCCGGCAATCGCGCCTGATGAAAAATTAAGAAAAAAACTGGAAAAAATGGCTAATCAATACGGACCTGATTACCTCTGGAAAAAATTAATCAAACTTGACCCTGAAGCAAAAAAATTCATTCAAAAAGAAAATATTCGCCGCGTTATTCGCGCCCTGGAAGTTTGTTTAAAAACCAAAAAACCTTTCTCTCAGGCGCGTCAAAAAGGTGAACCGCTTTTTAAAACTCTTTTAATCGGCATCAATTTGCCTCGTCAGACTTTATATCAAAAAATCAATCAGCGCGTTGATAAAATGATTGATATAGGATTAATAGATGAAGTTAAAAAATTGATAAAAAAATACCTGCCTACCGGAGCCTTGGCAAAGACAGGTCTTGCTCATTCGCGGGCTTTTAGCGGAATCGGTTATAAAGAAATTATTTCTTATCTGCGAAATGAAATAACTCTTCCTGAAGCCACAGATTTGATTAAAAAAAACACTCGGCATTATGCCAAGCGTCAAATTACATGGTTTAAACGCGACAAACGTATAAAGTGGATTAAAAAATTAAACCAAGCTCAAATTTTAATTAAAAAATTTTTAGCTTAA
- a CDS encoding sugar transferase: MKKSDLIFSTILLPVDYLMLILSGIFVYYLRFAALTELRPVIYEIPFGRFFITIIFVALTWLGVFALTGLYALGERRHFSQEFGKIFLASTVGIMLIVLFIFFNGIYFSSRFIILACWIMAIVFVSLGRISVHLIQLLSYRRGKGLEPILIFGKGKIAEEIMQNIKNNSGLGYKILDNPLTIDELLIKWKNQASNITQIIQADPNLEQDQALKLIDFCNEHQITLKYIPNVFGTLFSNIRTETFCGLPIISIKRTALEGWGRVIKRSIDIILSIFSLIILLPFFLIIAILIKLNSKGPVFVKLKRVGGRGKKFKLYKFRSMVNNAEVFKKDLMKYNERTGPLFKIKNDPRITKVGKFIRRYSIDELPQLFNVLKGEMSLVGPRPHEPEEVESYQKHYKQLLILKPGITGLAQISGRSALSFEEEAELDIYYIENWSLSLDLQILLKTIPVVLSARDAA; encoded by the coding sequence ATGAAAAAATCAGATCTCATATTTTCTACAATTTTACTGCCGGTTGATTATTTAATGTTGATTTTATCGGGTATTTTTGTTTATTATTTAAGATTTGCCGCTTTAACCGAGTTGCGGCCGGTAATTTACGAAATACCGTTTGGCAGATTTTTTATTACCATTATTTTTGTCGCCTTGACTTGGTTGGGAGTTTTTGCTTTAACCGGATTATATGCTTTGGGAGAAAGAAGGCATTTTTCTCAAGAATTCGGCAAGATTTTTTTGGCTTCCACGGTTGGGATAATGTTGATTGTTCTTTTTATATTTTTTAATGGTATTTATTTTTCTTCCCGTTTTATTATTTTGGCCTGTTGGATTATGGCGATTGTTTTTGTCAGTTTGGGCAGAATCTCGGTTCATCTTATACAATTACTTTCTTATCGGCGCGGTAAAGGATTGGAGCCGATTTTAATTTTTGGAAAAGGAAAAATTGCCGAAGAAATAATGCAAAATATTAAAAATAATTCAGGTTTGGGTTATAAAATTTTAGACAACCCGTTAACAATTGATGAGCTTTTAATAAAATGGAAAAATCAAGCCAGTAATATTACTCAAATTATTCAGGCAGATCCTAATCTCGAACAAGATCAAGCATTAAAATTGATTGATTTTTGCAATGAACATCAAATCACGCTTAAATATATACCTAATGTTTTTGGGACATTATTCAGTAATATAAGAACTGAAACTTTTTGCGGTTTGCCGATTATTTCCATTAAAAGAACCGCGTTGGAAGGATGGGGAAGGGTGATAAAAAGATCTATTGATATAATTTTATCAATTTTCAGTTTGATAATCCTGTTGCCGTTTTTTTTGATTATCGCAATATTGATTAAATTAAATTCAAAAGGGCCGGTTTTTGTAAAATTAAAAAGAGTGGGAGGGCGCGGAAAAAAATTCAAACTTTATAAGTTTCGTTCAATGGTTAATAATGCGGAAGTTTTTAAAAAAGATTTAATGAAATATAATGAACGTACCGGACCGCTTTTTAAAATAAAAAATGATCCGCGCATTACCAAGGTTGGTAAATTTATTCGCCGTTATTCAATTGACGAATTGCCTCAACTTTTCAATGTTTTAAAAGGAGAAATGAGTTTGGTGGGGCCTCGGCCGCATGAACCGGAAGAAGTGGAAAGTTATCAAAAACATTATAAGCAACTGTTGATTTTAAAACCGGGCATTACCGGTTTGGCGCAAATTTCGGGTCGTTCCGCTTTATCCTTTGAAGAAGAAGCAGAACTGGATATTTATTATATTGAAAATTGGTCTTTAAGCTTAGATCTGCAAATTTTATTAAAAACAATACCTGTTGTTTTAAGCGCCCGAGATGCCGCATAA
- the thrS gene encoding threonine--tRNA ligase: MTENKIEIIRHSTAHLIAAAILELFPNAKFGVGPTVENGFYYDFDLPRSLTPEDLPKIDKVARQILKKNIKFVCQEIDINEAIALFQKTDQPYKIELLNDIKKFGTTDVNKQTEIKEPSNNKVSIYTLGNFVDLCRGPHISSTQSLGAFKLTKIAGAYWRGDEKNKMLQRVYGVAFENQQELSDYLKLQEEAERRDHRKLGKELDLFSMHDEAPGMPFFHPKGAIIYNKLKNFWLEAQKEFKYDIVICPSMLDVSIWKQSGHWDHYKDDMYFIKADENKTFALRPMDCPGAILIYNNSLKSYRDLPIRYAEPGLITRKEKSGQLAGLFRVQQFVQDDAHMFITEDQIESEIKDVIKLVKKIYQPFGLEYKAYLSTRPDDFMGDIKVWDKAEKSLKIILKDVYGDDYGLKEKDGAFYGPKIDFQLKDSLGRTWQCATIQLDFQMPLKFNCKYIDKDGKEKTPVMIHRTIMGSFERFMGILLEHFAGALPVWLSPVQVYITPIGKNHFKASQKIAKELESSGISVLFDDSNETIGYKVRKAEKQKIPYILIIGDKEIKSKKLNVRMRGNVVKNMAKKKFIDKVLKEIKDKK; this comes from the coding sequence ATGACAGAAAATAAAATAGAAATTATCCGTCATTCTACCGCGCATTTAATTGCGGCGGCAATTTTGGAATTATTTCCCAATGCCAAATTCGGCGTTGGACCGACCGTGGAGAACGGCTTTTATTATGACTTTGATTTGCCTCGTTCTCTCACTCCGGAAGATCTTCCGAAAATAGACAAAGTGGCCAGACAAATTCTTAAAAAAAATATAAAGTTTGTCTGTCAGGAAATTGATATTAATGAAGCCATCGCCTTGTTTCAAAAAACTGATCAGCCATATAAGATAGAATTATTAAATGATATTAAAAAATTCGGGACCACTGATGTTAACAAACAAACTGAAATAAAAGAACCTTCCAATAATAAAGTCAGTATTTATACGCTTGGTAATTTTGTTGATTTATGCCGTGGTCCTCATATCAGTTCAACTCAAAGTTTAGGCGCTTTTAAATTAACTAAAATCGCCGGTGCTTATTGGCGTGGCGACGAAAAAAATAAAATGCTTCAGCGCGTTTACGGGGTGGCTTTTGAAAATCAGCAAGAATTAAGCGATTATCTGAAACTTCAAGAAGAAGCGGAAAGAAGAGATCATCGAAAATTAGGCAAAGAATTGGATCTATTTTCAATGCATGATGAAGCGCCTGGCATGCCGTTTTTCCATCCCAAGGGCGCCATTATTTACAACAAATTAAAGAATTTTTGGCTGGAAGCGCAGAAAGAATTTAAGTATGACATCGTCATTTGCCCTTCAATGCTTGATGTTTCCATTTGGAAACAATCCGGTCATTGGGATCATTATAAAGATGATATGTACTTTATTAAGGCTGACGAAAATAAAACTTTCGCTTTGCGGCCAATGGATTGTCCGGGCGCGATTTTAATTTATAACAATTCTTTAAAATCTTATCGCGACTTGCCTATTCGTTACGCCGAACCGGGATTGATTACCCGCAAAGAAAAATCAGGACAATTAGCCGGCTTATTCAGAGTCCAACAATTCGTTCAAGATGACGCGCACATGTTTATCACCGAAGATCAAATTGAATCTGAAATAAAAGATGTGATCAAATTAGTTAAAAAAATATATCAGCCGTTTGGTTTGGAATATAAAGCCTATCTGTCAACCAGACCTGACGATTTTATGGGTGATATTAAAGTTTGGGACAAAGCGGAAAAATCTCTTAAAATAATTTTAAAAGATGTCTACGGCGATGATTACGGACTTAAAGAAAAAGACGGCGCTTTTTACGGACCAAAAATTGATTTTCAATTGAAAGACAGTTTGGGAAGAACTTGGCAATGCGCGACAATTCAATTGGATTTTCAAATGCCTTTGAAATTTAATTGCAAATATATTGATAAAGACGGAAAAGAAAAAACTCCGGTAATGATTCATCGCACGATTATGGGTTCTTTTGAAAGATTTATGGGTATTTTACTGGAACATTTCGCCGGCGCTTTACCCGTCTGGCTTTCCCCTGTTCAAGTTTATATCACTCCTATCGGTAAAAACCATTTTAAAGCGAGCCAAAAAATAGCCAAAGAGCTGGAATCATCCGGCATCAGTGTTTTGTTTGATGATTCAAATGAAACTATCGGCTATAAAGTCCGCAAGGCGGAAAAACAAAAAATTCCTTATATCTTGATTATCGGGGACAAAGAAATAAAAAGCAAAAAACTCAATGTCAGAATGCGCGGCAATGTGGTTAAAAATATGGCAAAAAAGAAATTTATTGATAAAGTGCTGAAAGAAATAAAAGATAAAAAATAA
- the gatB gene encoding Asp-tRNA(Asn)/Glu-tRNA(Gln) amidotransferase subunit GatB, with protein sequence MKKLELETIIGLEIHLESKTQSKLFCSCSNNTKLTEPNVQICPICLGQPGVLPVFNKEALKNVLILGLALKGKINLISWFDRKNYFYPDLPKGYQVSQYSLPFIKGGCVEIDSADGIRKISLERIHLEEDTAKLIHSSDDQWSLLDFNRAGVPLMEIVTEPCLKSPFEAKIFLQELRTIARYLNISEADMEKGQFRCDANISLRPQGEKKYFPKTEIKNLNSFKAVEDALEYEIERQTKLWQEKKQPKISSTRGWNEKKKNTYPQRSKEDVQDYRYFPEPDLPSIDFNELKKEDIDLELLEKNIIELPGIRKKRLIQMYNFSSIDANILIENKGLVDFIEETLVKLREWIVSTDIIDGTEEEIWETSKHQISKVTANWLINRLLPLLKKAGKNEKDISSEKFVEFIVLIYEKKISSTLAQTILERMFIKDENLSQIMDHPSVKQIDSEDNLIDIVKEVIKNNQDTVIRYKQGKHQVVQYLIGQVMKKTNGQANPKLVQELFEKELS encoded by the coding sequence ATGAAAAAATTAGAATTAGAAACAATAATCGGTTTGGAAATTCATTTGGAAAGCAAAACTCAGAGCAAGCTTTTTTGTTCTTGTTCCAATAATACCAAATTAACCGAACCGAATGTTCAGATTTGCCCGATTTGTCTGGGTCAACCCGGCGTATTGCCTGTATTTAATAAAGAAGCTTTAAAAAATGTTTTGATTTTAGGATTGGCATTAAAAGGAAAAATAAATTTAATTTCTTGGTTTGACAGAAAAAATTATTTTTATCCAGACTTGCCGAAGGGTTATCAAGTCAGCCAATACAGTTTGCCTTTTATCAAAGGCGGATGCGTTGAAATTGACAGCGCGGATGGCATCAGAAAAATATCTTTGGAAAGAATTCATCTTGAAGAAGATACGGCCAAACTGATACATTCTTCTGATGATCAATGGAGTTTGCTTGATTTTAATCGGGCCGGCGTGCCGTTGATGGAGATAGTGACAGAACCGTGTCTAAAATCTCCATTTGAAGCAAAAATATTTTTACAAGAACTTCGCACCATTGCCAGATATTTGAATATTTCCGAAGCAGATATGGAAAAAGGACAATTTCGCTGCGACGCCAATATTTCATTAAGGCCGCAAGGAGAGAAAAAATATTTTCCAAAAACGGAAATTAAAAATTTAAATTCGTTTAAAGCGGTGGAAGATGCCTTGGAATATGAAATAGAAAGACAAACAAAACTTTGGCAAGAAAAAAAACAACCCAAAATATCGTCTACTCGGGGCTGGAATGAAAAGAAAAAAAATACTTATCCTCAGAGAAGCAAAGAAGATGTCCAAGATTATCGTTATTTTCCCGAGCCGGATCTTCCCTCAATTGATTTTAATGAACTTAAAAAAGAGGATATAGATTTGGAGCTATTGGAAAAAAATATTATTGAATTACCCGGAATTCGCAAGAAACGCCTTATTCAAATGTATAATTTTTCTTCAATTGATGCGAATATTTTAATTGAAAATAAAGGATTGGTTGATTTTATTGAAGAAACACTGGTTAAATTAAGAGAATGGATTGTTTCTACTGATATAATTGATGGCACGGAAGAGGAAATTTGGGAAACATCCAAACATCAAATTTCAAAAGTAACCGCCAATTGGCTGATTAATCGTCTATTACCCTTACTTAAAAAGGCGGGAAAAAATGAAAAAGATATTTCATCGGAAAAATTCGTTGAATTCATTGTTTTGATTTATGAAAAAAAGATTTCAAGCACTCTGGCGCAGACGATACTGGAAAGAATGTTTATTAAAGATGAAAATTTGAGCCAAATTATGGATCATCCCAGTGTTAAACAAATTGACAGCGAAGATAATTTAATTGATATTGTAAAAGAGGTTATTAAAAATAACCAAGATACGGTTATTAGATATAAACAGGGGAAACACCAGGTTGTTCAATATCTGATCGGACAAGTAATGAAAAAGACCAACGGGCAGGCAAATCCCAAGTTGGTCCAGGAATTATTTGAGAAAGAATTAAGCTAA